A single region of the Tachyglossus aculeatus isolate mTacAcu1 chromosome X1, mTacAcu1.pri, whole genome shotgun sequence genome encodes:
- the RSAD2 gene encoding radical S-adenosyl methionine domain-containing protein 2, whose amino-acid sequence MWLLVPVALAGNLLVQAFRDQLESLWKIVGRLSCWFRAGLFVEGSLRSCPREEKKKREREKEKKLEEDVPEGPIIPTSVNYHFTRQCNYRCGFCFHTAKTSFVLPLEEAKRGLRMLKEAGMEKINFSGGEPFLQNRGEFLGEMVKFCKEELRLPSVSVVSNGSLIRENWFKCYGEHLDILAISCDSFDEQVNVLIGRGQGKKNHVENLQKLRKWCQHYGVAFKINSVVNRFNFEEDMNEQIKVLNPVRWKVFQCLIIDGENSGEDALREAEKFIISDEDFEQFLERHKEISCLVPESNQKMKDSYLILDEYMRFLNCRNGRKEPSKSILDVGVQEAIKFSGFDEKMFLKRGGKYVWSKAELNLQW is encoded by the exons ATGTGGCTACTGGTGCCGGTTGCGTTGGCTGGGAACCTGCTGGTCCAGGCTTTCAGAGATCAACTGGAGAGTTTGTGGAAGATTGTCGGACGGCTTTCCTGCTGGTTTAGAGCAGGCTTGTTTGTCGAGGGGAGCCTCCGGAGCTGCCCccgggaagaaaagaaaaagagggaaagggaaaaggaaaagaagttgGAGGAGGATGTCCCAGAAGGGCCAATCATTCCCACCAGCGTCAACTACCACTTCACTCGCCAGTGCAACTACAGATGTGGCTTCTGCTTCCACACAGCCAAGACGTCTTTTGTGCTACCACTGGAGGAAGCCAAAAGGGGACTCAGGATGCTGAAGGAGGCAG GAATGGAGAAAATTAACTTTTCTGGAGGTGAGCCATTCCTACAAAACAGAGGAGAATTCCTGGGAGAGATGGTCAAATTCTGCAAAGAGGAGCTGAGGTTACCCAGCGTCAGCGTCGTGAGCAATGGGAGTCTGATCAGAGAAAACTGGTTCAAGTGCTATG GTGAACACCTAGATATTCTAGCTATTTCTTGTGATAGTTTTGATGAGCAAGTCAACGTGCTAATCGGTCGGGGACAAGGGAAAAAGAACCATGTTGAAAATCTGCAAAAGCTGAGGAAATGGTGTCAGCATTATGGTGTGGCTTTCAAAATAAATTCCGTCGTTAACAGATTTAATTTTGAAGAGGACATGAATGAACAGATTAAAGTATTAAACCCTGTGCGCTGGAAG GTGTTCCAGTGTTTAATAATTGATGGTGAGAATTCAGGTGAAGATGCTTTGAGGGAAGCAGAAAAGTTTATTATCAGTGATGAAGAttttgaacaatttttggaacgCCATAAGGAAATATCATGTTTGGTGCCTGAGTCCAATCAGAAG ATGAAGGATTCTTACCTCATTCTGGATGAATAT ATGCGTTTTCTGAACTGCAGAAACGGACGGAAAGAACCTTCCAAATCAATCCTGGACGTAGGGGTGCAAGAAGCCATTAAATTCAGTGGATTTGACGAGAAGATGTTTCTAAAGCGAGGAGGAAAATATGTGTGGAGTAAGGCAGAACTGAATCTACAGTGGTGA